The following are encoded in a window of Spirochaeta cellobiosiphila DSM 17781 genomic DNA:
- a CDS encoding AraC family transcriptional regulator, with amino-acid sequence MDWIKNINRALDYVEEHILEDFDYELIAKQAHSSKFHFLRVFTMLTEKTLGEYIRERRLSLAAQEIMAEEKKIIDIALKYGYESGSAFTKAFKRFHGQTPIQAQTSQSILKATPPLKLIIQVKGEERMDYRIEKKEAFTAIGVSLDVTSKDGANLRIIPEFWKKKEDDGTIASITPQTTSQGLLGICYDFDMPQEKFKYLIGVEGETPSDKMDTVLAIEAKTWAIFPGQGPMPDSIQSVWKKIFSEWFPATNYEHDEGPEIEAYYKMDEPDEYFEVWIPVKLKSGDKA; translated from the coding sequence TTGGACTGGATCAAAAATATAAATCGAGCCCTGGATTATGTGGAAGAACACATACTGGAAGACTTTGACTATGAATTAATTGCCAAACAGGCCCATTCATCCAAATTTCACTTCCTTAGAGTATTTACCATGCTCACAGAGAAGACCTTAGGAGAATACATTAGGGAAAGACGTCTATCCCTAGCGGCCCAGGAGATAATGGCTGAGGAAAAAAAGATCATAGACATAGCCCTCAAGTATGGATACGAAAGTGGCAGCGCCTTTACAAAGGCCTTTAAGCGCTTCCATGGCCAAACACCTATACAGGCTCAAACGTCCCAATCCATCCTCAAAGCAACGCCTCCCTTAAAACTTATCATTCAAGTGAAAGGAGAAGAAAGAATGGATTACAGAATAGAAAAGAAAGAGGCCTTCACAGCCATAGGGGTCTCATTAGATGTGACCTCTAAGGATGGGGCAAACCTACGGATAATACCAGAGTTCTGGAAGAAAAAAGAGGACGATGGAACGATAGCTTCTATCACTCCACAGACAACATCCCAGGGATTACTGGGTATTTGTTACGATTTTGATATGCCCCAAGAAAAATTCAAATATCTGATTGGTGTTGAAGGAGAGACTCCCTCAGATAAGATGGATACAGTTCTTGCTATTGAAGCTAAGACATGGGCGATCTTTCCTGGACAAGGTCCCATGCCAGATTCCATCCAAAGTGTATGGAAAAAAATATTCAGTGAGTGGTTCCCTGCCACTAACTATGAACATGATGAAGGCCCGGAAATAGAAGCCTACTACAAGATGGATGAACCGGATGAATACTTTGAAGTATGGATACCAGTTAAATTAAAATCTGGAGATAAGGCTTAA
- a CDS encoding GNAT family N-acetyltransferase has product MLQFTNITKENLDTEHICCAFSDKKCTDSYQLKKEWLKEQLSNGYVFYRLNERAKVFIEYGPAEKAWLPIIANNYLNINCFWVSGKYKGKGLGKKLLNQVENAVGEQKKDGIVTVAGKKKFHFMSDGKWFQKQGFSIVDETKSGFLLLEKKITTSASIPVFAPEATEGTCPEQEGLVIYYSNRCPYSEYHIRTSFVETAKKRGIPFTIHKLETLEQAQKAPSPATIFSLFYNGKFVTTDLSVCMDSRFDKLWNSLT; this is encoded by the coding sequence ATGCTTCAATTTACAAATATTACAAAGGAAAACCTTGATACAGAGCATATCTGTTGTGCATTTTCTGATAAAAAATGCACAGATAGTTATCAATTGAAAAAAGAATGGCTAAAAGAACAATTGTCCAATGGTTATGTATTCTATCGACTAAATGAACGGGCAAAGGTCTTTATCGAATATGGTCCAGCAGAAAAAGCATGGCTACCCATTATAGCTAATAACTACCTGAATATTAACTGTTTCTGGGTATCAGGAAAATATAAAGGCAAGGGGTTGGGAAAGAAACTCTTAAATCAGGTTGAGAACGCTGTAGGAGAGCAAAAGAAAGATGGGATTGTAACGGTTGCCGGAAAAAAGAAATTTCACTTTATGAGCGATGGTAAATGGTTTCAAAAGCAAGGTTTCTCAATTGTGGATGAAACGAAGTCAGGCTTCCTGCTTCTTGAAAAAAAGATTACAACATCAGCATCAATCCCAGTTTTTGCTCCTGAGGCTACTGAGGGAACCTGTCCAGAACAGGAAGGTCTTGTTATTTACTACTCTAACCGATGTCCTTATTCCGAATATCATATTCGAACATCCTTCGTTGAAACGGCAAAAAAGCGAGGGATACCTTTTACTATTCATAAGCTGGAAACCTTGGAACAGGCCCAAAAGGCGCCTAGTCCGGCGACTATCTTCAGCCTGTTTTATAATGGTAAATTTGTGACAACAGATTTAAGTGTTTGTATGGATAGCCGTTTCGATAAGCTATGGAATTCGTTAACGTAA
- a CDS encoding InlB B-repeat-containing protein, translating into MNYKKTLLLFIGAIFIFTGCSNPSSSDVTKTYTLSYDDNGSNTGSVPQSGTFREGDSVTVAGNEGNLVKTSYPFFVGWNTAPDGSGEFFRPGDTLKMPGSDKTLFAYWVGAHEVNVSGVSGGDDFAFSVDIDGDYAVFGVPQYKEKGAVYVYHRTGPNSWDSGHRLDGKKSDSEFGYSVSISGDYILVGARFDLDDTKGAAYIYERTGVNNWGNEKVLKASDGAKEDEFGYCVSIDGDSAAIGTGWAEAVYVYKKGDNGWSNPSETIIGSSTELRIQFGKAISLDADTIAIGAYSKNYRGVVYVYKRAGDNSWGNRTELSAPDLNYNKNFGISVALDGDYLVIGDTNLKIMNNSAQGGAYVYQRMSGNSWGNIKNLIASDGRAGDEFGTVAISGDTILVGAQKVTIGENTFQGAVYMFSRTESNNWNAVSKLTDPSGAMDEYFSIPALNDKSLVIGALGTKLNKAFASIYLYK; encoded by the coding sequence ATGAATTATAAAAAAACACTACTGTTATTTATAGGAGCTATCTTTATTTTTACAGGCTGCTCGAACCCCAGTAGTAGTGATGTAACTAAAACTTATACACTTAGCTATGATGACAATGGCTCAAACACTGGAAGTGTTCCTCAAAGTGGTACTTTTCGTGAAGGTGACAGTGTGACCGTTGCGGGTAATGAGGGAAATCTTGTAAAGACATCCTATCCTTTTTTTGTTGGATGGAATACAGCCCCAGACGGCTCAGGTGAATTCTTTCGTCCCGGAGATACATTAAAGATGCCCGGTAGTGATAAAACGCTTTTTGCTTATTGGGTTGGTGCTCATGAAGTTAATGTTTCTGGTGTGAGTGGAGGAGATGATTTCGCATTCTCTGTTGATATTGATGGAGATTATGCGGTATTCGGCGTTCCACAATATAAGGAAAAGGGAGCTGTCTACGTCTATCACAGAACAGGACCAAACAGTTGGGATTCAGGACATAGGTTGGATGGTAAGAAATCGGATTCTGAGTTTGGATATTCCGTTTCAATCAGTGGAGACTATATTCTTGTAGGTGCTCGATTTGATCTGGATGATACCAAAGGAGCTGCTTACATCTATGAAAGGACGGGAGTTAATAACTGGGGAAATGAAAAGGTCCTTAAAGCTTCTGATGGAGCCAAAGAAGATGAATTTGGTTATTGTGTTTCTATAGATGGAGATTCTGCTGCTATTGGTACTGGTTGGGCGGAGGCTGTTTATGTGTATAAGAAAGGTGATAATGGATGGAGTAATCCAAGTGAAACCATTATTGGCTCCTCTACAGAATTAAGAATACAATTTGGAAAAGCTATTTCTCTAGATGCAGATACAATTGCAATTGGCGCCTACAGTAAAAATTACCGTGGGGTTGTTTATGTGTATAAAAGAGCGGGAGACAATTCTTGGGGGAATAGAACGGAACTTTCTGCTCCAGACCTGAATTATAATAAGAACTTCGGTATCAGTGTTGCCTTGGATGGAGACTACCTTGTAATAGGAGACACAAACTTAAAAATTATGAACAACAGTGCTCAAGGAGGCGCTTATGTGTATCAAAGAATGAGTGGAAACAGTTGGGGAAATATCAAAAACCTAATCGCTTCAGATGGAAGAGCTGGTGACGAGTTCGGAACAGTGGCCATTAGTGGAGATACCATATTGGTAGGGGCTCAAAAAGTAACTATTGGTGAAAATACCTTTCAAGGTGCTGTTTACATGTTCTCCAGGACAGAAAGTAATAATTGGAATGCTGTAAGTAAACTTACCGACCCTAGTGGGGCTATGGACGAGTATTTTTCTATACCTGCTCTGAATGACAAATCTTTAGTTATTGGTGCTTTAGGTACTAAGTTGAATAAGGCTTTTGCATCAATCTACTTATATAAGTAA
- a CDS encoding Crp/Fnr family transcriptional regulator, with product MKLIRDSGAIEDIMEQHNVLKHLYDKQYPLNYCHFSKGEYIVNPVENLENLLFIHSGSIKLFGIREDSSEYAVCHSDQFTLLGELELITGAQTILWVEALSDVACVSLSFQYKEALMEDVVFLRYLVQVQSRKFYELSQSIFTHQKLEDRLIHYILSECEDLILDNLQAAQFQLHCSRRQLQRVLKALVLDQKLRKVGRGQYQWNENSPSHPFSLEG from the coding sequence ATGAAACTGATTAGGGATTCTGGTGCTATAGAAGATATTATGGAACAACATAATGTTCTCAAACACCTATATGATAAACAGTATCCTTTGAATTACTGTCATTTCTCCAAAGGGGAGTATATTGTTAATCCTGTAGAAAATCTGGAGAATTTGCTCTTTATTCATTCAGGAAGTATAAAACTATTTGGCATACGAGAAGATTCAAGTGAATATGCTGTGTGTCATTCAGATCAATTTACTTTATTAGGAGAGCTAGAACTTATCACTGGAGCACAGACCATTCTCTGGGTAGAAGCGCTCAGTGATGTAGCCTGTGTCTCTTTATCCTTTCAGTACAAAGAGGCTCTCATGGAGGATGTCGTTTTCCTAAGATATCTGGTTCAGGTTCAGTCTCGCAAGTTTTATGAATTATCCCAATCTATCTTCACTCATCAAAAACTGGAAGATCGATTAATTCATTATATATTAAGTGAATGTGAGGATCTGATCCTTGATAATCTTCAGGCGGCTCAGTTTCAACTTCACTGTAGTAGACGTCAGCTACAAAGAGTTTTAAAAGCTTTAGTTCTTGATCAAAAGTTAAGAAAAGTAGGTCGGGGACAGTATCAATGGAATGAGAATTCGCCTTCCCATCCTTTTTCTTTAGAAGGTTAG
- a CDS encoding MATE family efflux transporter, translating to METNELFEKTPVPKAFFTLALPLVMSMVITLIYNVADTFFIAQTNNTALVAGVSIGAPLFTFMIAVGDIFGLGGASLISRLFGEKKDEEGKRVSVFCFYSSLIFGIIVAIFLLIFQTPILHLLGADGTTMVHAAAYYHYIALGAPLIILSFTPSNIVRSEGFSSASMKGSILGTVINIILDPIFIFLMEWGAAGAAIATIIGYGVTNIYFLWFVLKKSKKLSINPTYFKIPSFHITQVLLIGIPASITNFMQGFSLALTNHYLRPYGTDKIAAMGIVMKSVLIITLILLGFSFGAQPLMGYNYGSRNKKRLKSIVKFTFTFVGGLAFLLSILFYGLAPQLMTFFIDNSSVIANGTLMFRYQVITMTFMAMILVSTVLFQAVGKAAQAFILSAGRQGIVFAVFMLLLSRAAGYQGVILSQAASDIFMAIVSLLLLLMFMKKMK from the coding sequence ATGGAAACAAATGAATTATTTGAAAAGACACCTGTTCCAAAGGCTTTCTTCACCCTAGCCCTGCCCTTAGTAATGAGCATGGTCATAACGCTTATATATAATGTGGCTGATACCTTCTTTATTGCCCAAACTAATAACACAGCCCTTGTAGCCGGAGTATCCATTGGAGCGCCCCTATTCACTTTTATGATAGCCGTTGGAGATATTTTTGGTTTAGGAGGAGCTTCCCTTATATCGAGATTATTTGGGGAAAAGAAGGATGAAGAAGGTAAAAGGGTTAGTGTCTTTTGTTTCTATAGTTCCCTTATATTTGGCATCATAGTGGCAATCTTTTTGCTTATATTCCAAACCCCTATTTTACATCTACTTGGGGCAGATGGAACGACAATGGTCCATGCTGCAGCTTACTATCACTATATTGCCCTGGGAGCCCCACTCATCATTTTAAGTTTCACCCCCAGTAATATTGTCAGATCCGAAGGTTTTTCTTCTGCCAGTATGAAGGGAAGCATTTTAGGGACCGTAATAAATATTATCCTAGATCCTATCTTTATCTTTCTTATGGAATGGGGAGCTGCTGGAGCAGCCATAGCGACAATCATTGGATATGGTGTTACTAACATTTACTTCCTATGGTTTGTACTAAAGAAAAGCAAAAAACTTTCTATTAACCCAACTTACTTTAAAATTCCATCCTTCCATATCACACAAGTACTGCTTATTGGAATCCCTGCGTCTATTACGAACTTCATGCAAGGCTTTTCCCTTGCTTTAACGAATCATTACCTACGTCCTTATGGTACAGACAAGATAGCCGCCATGGGAATTGTCATGAAATCTGTCCTGATCATTACCCTCATTCTTTTAGGGTTCTCCTTTGGCGCCCAACCACTAATGGGCTATAACTATGGTTCAAGGAATAAGAAGCGCCTGAAATCAATTGTCAAATTCACCTTCACCTTTGTAGGTGGTTTAGCGTTTCTTCTCAGTATATTATTCTATGGATTGGCCCCCCAATTGATGACGTTCTTTATTGATAATTCCAGTGTTATCGCTAATGGGACACTAATGTTCCGCTATCAAGTGATAACCATGACCTTTATGGCAATGATTTTGGTCTCAACAGTGCTCTTCCAGGCTGTCGGGAAAGCCGCCCAAGCTTTTATATTGTCAGCAGGAAGACAAGGAATCGTCTTTGCCGTTTTCATGCTTCTGTTATCACGAGCAGCTGGTTACCAGGGAGTCATTTTGAGCCAGGCCGCCTCAGATATTTTCATGGCTATCGTTTCTTTACTTTTATTATTAATGTTCATGAAAAAAATGAAATAG
- the cas9 gene encoding type II CRISPR RNA-guided endonuclease Cas9 (Cas9, originally named Csn1, is the large, multifunctional signature protein of type II CRISPR/Cas systems. It is well known even to general audiences because its RNA-guided endonuclease activity has made it a popular tool for custom editing of eukaryotic genomes.), with protein sequence MGKARLGIDLGTNSLGWALFDMEEDHPFQLKDAGVRIFPDGRESAAPNKVGESKAVQRRVARSMRRRRDRKLSQKSKLVQVLIDNELLPQNQFDRKNLARKDPLRLRAEALDRKLARWELGRVLFSLVLRRGFKSNRLEQQKDPDSVNYKMMDALSKAIEDSGKRTLGEFLYDRHKRRQPIRFRPESGFYPQRDMYEKEFDLIREVQEPYYANVNWDYINRIIFFQRPLKPQPRGVCEYMSDKLRAYKALPSSQQFRIWQDIENLRFLNSDGSSIPLANDQKNSLYHILSNQKSVTFKKLHTLFFPNIEGKFNFDIAKKTGMKGNELEVFLRKSTNFGPLWDSLSLVEKDAYVERILSLYTDEEEVKLTEDLLKIGVPEANIDEILGHHYPEGTTSLCKEIQQELCSVIAEQHIPYDKAVVVLGYHHSVRDIKGGLDTLPYYGEVLTTSCIGGSKKEEDKGNPEKYYGKIGNPTVHVALNQLRAVVNDLIRKQGKPTQIVVELSRDLKNSRQKVEEYRRLQANNEKENEAITKEIVENPNYGIRQASRSDIRKYKLYKEQMIAGDGLGSKCPYCGKVIGASEIFTPNIEIEHILPYSRTLDDSMMNKVVAHRTCNQIKRNSTPYEAFSHDPEGYSYSDILRITGHYPKAKARRFRQDAMERYLEEGGEGFYASQLTDNAYIARVAIQYLRSICPDVWSSTGKATALLRAKWGLNTILSKSKLKSRADHRHHAVDAAVIAHVDRSLIKKMADLNRNNLLGSITVPSNPELRQQLEARIDRMIPSIKPDHGVEGKLFQETAYGKVTLNLPLAVSLLKEDHIRLISGHKLRSEYESRIKEMSFKKFKAQLIQEGVTDVYLRKEVWVTTVPVDEDHIKYKDLAEMTWDGKLQGICDPHMRKKLASYCSKDGDLSKNDLKKFVQDSGIKRVRYIPKSQEITPIASMPQKGYQVNDYVYVDIWEVPSKKKGGAVSYKGVFVSRYDANQKGYHYTKPHPAAKRLMRLYKNDVIKVSHEQDVWYYRIAGYSTTTNCLDIRSVWASEDNKNWIECTSSKRIKAEYPDASGQVFKTLTFIFKQGKVEKVKITPVM encoded by the coding sequence ATGGGCAAGGCAAGATTAGGAATCGATCTAGGAACCAATTCCTTAGGATGGGCTCTATTCGATATGGAAGAAGACCATCCTTTTCAATTAAAAGATGCTGGTGTACGAATCTTTCCAGATGGACGGGAAAGTGCTGCTCCTAACAAAGTAGGAGAGTCTAAAGCCGTACAGAGAAGAGTGGCTCGTTCTATGAGAAGGAGACGGGATAGAAAACTTTCACAGAAATCAAAGCTGGTTCAAGTATTGATTGATAATGAGTTATTACCACAAAATCAATTTGACCGTAAGAATCTAGCTCGTAAGGATCCTCTTCGATTAAGAGCAGAAGCCTTGGATCGAAAGTTAGCTAGGTGGGAGTTAGGTCGTGTTCTGTTTTCCTTAGTTCTAAGAAGAGGATTTAAAAGCAATCGACTAGAACAACAGAAAGATCCTGATAGTGTGAACTACAAAATGATGGATGCCTTAAGCAAGGCCATTGAGGATTCAGGGAAGAGGACTTTGGGAGAGTTCCTCTATGATAGGCATAAAAGACGTCAGCCTATTCGTTTTCGTCCTGAATCAGGTTTCTATCCCCAGCGGGACATGTATGAAAAGGAATTTGATCTCATTCGTGAAGTACAAGAACCCTATTACGCAAATGTTAACTGGGATTATATTAATCGAATCATCTTCTTCCAACGTCCTTTGAAGCCTCAACCACGTGGTGTTTGTGAATACATGAGTGATAAGCTACGGGCTTATAAAGCTCTTCCCTCAAGTCAGCAATTCCGCATCTGGCAAGATATAGAGAATCTTCGTTTCCTTAATTCTGATGGCTCTTCTATTCCCTTGGCTAATGATCAAAAAAATTCCTTATACCATATCCTTAGTAATCAGAAATCTGTCACTTTTAAAAAGCTTCATACTTTGTTTTTTCCCAATATAGAAGGAAAGTTTAATTTTGATATAGCTAAAAAAACGGGAATGAAGGGCAATGAATTAGAAGTCTTCCTTAGAAAATCTACTAACTTCGGTCCTTTATGGGATAGCTTATCTCTTGTAGAAAAAGATGCATATGTAGAAAGAATCCTTAGCCTTTATACGGATGAAGAGGAAGTAAAGTTAACAGAAGATCTCCTCAAAATCGGTGTCCCAGAAGCTAATATTGATGAGATCCTGGGGCATCACTATCCAGAGGGAACCACTTCCTTATGTAAAGAGATCCAGCAGGAATTATGCTCTGTAATAGCAGAACAACATATTCCTTATGACAAAGCGGTTGTTGTCCTTGGTTATCACCATTCTGTCAGAGATATAAAAGGGGGCCTAGATACTCTTCCTTATTATGGAGAAGTCTTAACAACTTCCTGTATCGGTGGTAGTAAAAAGGAAGAAGATAAAGGTAATCCAGAGAAGTATTATGGCAAAATCGGTAATCCCACTGTTCATGTAGCCTTAAATCAGCTTCGTGCTGTGGTTAATGACCTAATACGCAAACAAGGAAAGCCAACTCAGATTGTAGTAGAGCTATCACGTGACTTAAAAAACTCTCGACAAAAGGTGGAAGAATATAGACGTCTTCAAGCTAATAATGAGAAGGAAAACGAAGCCATTACTAAGGAGATTGTTGAGAATCCTAACTATGGAATTAGGCAAGCTTCTAGATCAGATATTAGAAAGTACAAGCTCTATAAGGAACAAATGATAGCTGGTGACGGCTTAGGCTCTAAATGTCCTTACTGTGGTAAGGTGATCGGAGCTTCTGAGATCTTCACTCCCAATATCGAAATCGAACATATCTTACCCTATTCCCGAACCCTTGATGACTCCATGATGAATAAAGTTGTGGCTCATAGAACCTGTAATCAGATCAAAAGAAACAGTACTCCCTATGAAGCTTTCTCCCATGATCCAGAGGGGTATAGCTATAGCGATATCTTGAGAATCACAGGTCATTACCCAAAGGCAAAGGCTAGAAGATTCAGACAAGATGCTATGGAGCGTTACTTAGAAGAAGGGGGAGAGGGATTCTATGCGAGTCAATTAACGGATAACGCCTATATAGCACGAGTAGCCATCCAATATCTACGATCTATATGTCCTGACGTTTGGTCCTCTACAGGGAAAGCCACTGCCTTATTAAGGGCAAAATGGGGATTAAATACCATATTAAGCAAGTCCAAACTCAAATCAAGAGCCGACCATCGGCATCATGCTGTTGATGCCGCTGTCATTGCTCATGTGGATAGAAGTCTTATTAAGAAGATGGCTGATCTCAATAGGAATAACTTATTAGGATCTATTACAGTGCCCTCTAATCCAGAGTTAAGACAACAATTGGAAGCCCGCATTGATAGGATGATTCCCTCTATAAAACCTGATCATGGTGTTGAGGGTAAACTCTTCCAGGAGACAGCCTATGGTAAAGTCACATTGAATCTCCCTCTAGCTGTATCCCTCTTAAAAGAAGATCATATCAGGCTTATTTCTGGTCATAAGTTACGTTCAGAATATGAATCCCGTATAAAAGAGATGAGTTTCAAGAAGTTCAAAGCCCAACTGATACAAGAAGGGGTGACAGACGTATACCTAAGAAAGGAAGTATGGGTAACAACAGTTCCCGTAGATGAGGATCACATTAAATATAAGGATCTGGCAGAAATGACCTGGGATGGCAAACTTCAAGGTATATGTGATCCTCACATGCGTAAAAAACTAGCCTCCTATTGTTCAAAAGACGGGGACTTAAGCAAGAATGATCTTAAGAAATTTGTTCAGGATTCAGGCATTAAGCGTGTACGCTATATACCAAAATCTCAAGAGATAACACCAATCGCTTCCATGCCTCAAAAGGGATATCAGGTGAATGACTATGTGTATGTTGATATTTGGGAAGTCCCTTCGAAGAAGAAAGGGGGGGCTGTTAGTTATAAAGGAGTCTTTGTCTCTCGCTATGATGCTAATCAAAAAGGATATCACTACACTAAACCTCATCCCGCAGCTAAGAGACTAATGCGGCTCTATAAGAATGATGTGATCAAAGTCAGTCATGAACAGGATGTCTGGTATTATCGAATTGCGGGGTATTCTACTACAACAAATTGCCTCGATATTAGAAGTGTATGGGCGAGTGAGGATAATAAAAATTGGATAGAGTGTACTAGTTCAAAAAGGATAAAAGCTGAATATCCTGATGCTTCTGGACAAGTTTTTAAGACTTTAACTTTTATATTTAAACAGGGAAAAGTAGAAAAAGTAAAAATAACTCCAGTTATGTAA
- the cas2 gene encoding CRISPR-associated endonuclease Cas2, whose protein sequence is MDTGDYYLSGYKMMWMMVLFDLPVMTDFERSEANRFRVFLKKQGFTMAQYSVYYKSLSGKEMIPKYEKRVKEALPQHGQVDILYVTDKQFENIVSYYCRKKGKKRDDNNRQLLLY, encoded by the coding sequence ATGGACACGGGAGATTATTACCTCAGTGGGTACAAGATGATGTGGATGATGGTGTTATTTGATTTACCAGTAATGACGGACTTTGAACGAAGTGAAGCTAATAGATTTAGAGTGTTCTTGAAGAAACAGGGATTTACAATGGCTCAGTATTCGGTGTATTATAAGTCATTATCTGGAAAGGAAATGATTCCAAAGTATGAGAAGAGGGTTAAAGAAGCTCTTCCCCAGCATGGACAGGTGGACATTCTATATGTCACGGATAAGCAATTCGAGAATATTGTGTCTTATTATTGCCGTAAAAAAGGAAAAAAGAGAGATGATAATAACCGCCAATTGCTACTTTATTAA
- the cas1 gene encoding type II CRISPR-associated endonuclease Cas1, with protein MIPQVLEVAARGSFLHKSLGFLEIKRQGTIVGQVDLDQFQTLLITSPSVTLSSPLLSDLANRHIVVILCDSHYVPNAILQPLASHNQEGDRLQDQINMTEPMRKNYWKQIVAAKLRHQAIVLDSYQKKNVARLHKLSSDVHSGDPDNKEAQGARLYWQSLYGEAFRRQQKGSGKNVLLNYGYTVLRSAVIRGLYSAGLNPAIGLLHSPNRNPFCLADDLMEPYRPMIDALVYQLEGNLTPEIKAILSKSLTIDTLYKEEKVPLGKVFQNIAWDMVTSLKSKSKSLNLADMPVEVSEWTREIITSVGTR; from the coding sequence ATGATACCTCAGGTACTAGAAGTTGCAGCCCGGGGATCATTTTTGCATAAATCCCTAGGCTTTTTAGAAATCAAAAGGCAAGGTACGATTGTGGGGCAGGTAGATCTGGATCAGTTCCAGACATTATTAATTACCTCACCCTCAGTCACTCTTAGCTCCCCCCTCCTGTCTGATCTGGCTAATCGGCATATTGTCGTTATCCTTTGTGATAGTCACTATGTGCCTAATGCTATCCTCCAACCTTTAGCTTCTCATAATCAAGAAGGGGATCGTTTACAGGATCAGATTAACATGACAGAACCTATGCGTAAGAATTACTGGAAGCAAATTGTGGCAGCCAAGTTAAGGCATCAGGCTATTGTTCTCGATTCTTATCAGAAGAAGAATGTTGCCCGTTTGCATAAATTATCATCAGATGTTCATTCTGGTGATCCAGATAACAAAGAGGCTCAAGGAGCACGACTATATTGGCAGTCTCTCTATGGAGAAGCATTCCGTCGTCAACAAAAGGGTAGTGGTAAGAACGTCCTTCTTAATTATGGTTATACTGTCCTACGTTCTGCTGTTATCAGAGGTCTCTATAGTGCTGGTTTGAATCCCGCCATCGGTTTACTTCATTCTCCTAATCGCAATCCTTTCTGTCTGGCTGATGACTTAATGGAACCCTATCGACCTATGATTGACGCTCTTGTCTATCAATTAGAAGGTAACTTAACACCAGAGATAAAAGCGATTCTATCCAAATCCTTAACAATAGATACTTTGTATAAAGAAGAAAAAGTTCCCTTAGGAAAGGTATTTCAAAATATAGCCTGGGATATGGTCACTTCCTTAAAATCCAAATCAAAAAGCTTAAACTTGGCAGATATGCCTGTGGAGGTGTCTGAATGGACACGGGAGATTATTACCTCAGTGGGTACAAGATGA
- a CDS encoding helix-turn-helix domain-containing protein, giving the protein MNEHLKIWTKDYHKKQRFEAWSEALNNSHMGWSLDKRDDTVYGYIKMHSMGRFKLSNCSCYSPCSGSRAGTQIARENTSYYAILTVQNGYEVIKRRGKEQKISNNDIYLWDTNETLSFRSYSAIEKNTLFVEKDFLEKLFPQVTQMIGKVFDGKQGLGPFIHSNLMTLSSRFDTLDPHSTSIITDSTLELLSTWMLRLNPVTTTGHRTKLFNQISKHIKKNLNDPDLCPGKIAKDFGISLRSLHQLFSSTETSVSQMIRQQRLEQCRHEIVRNKNPKRTITEIALQWGFNDSSHFSKCFKEMYNVSPRQYLSSRQ; this is encoded by the coding sequence ATGAATGAACATTTAAAGATATGGACAAAAGATTATCATAAAAAACAGCGATTTGAAGCTTGGTCTGAAGCTCTCAACAACTCTCATATGGGATGGTCTCTAGATAAAAGAGACGATACAGTCTATGGGTATATTAAAATGCATAGTATGGGACGTTTCAAATTGAGTAATTGCAGTTGTTACTCCCCCTGCAGTGGAAGTAGAGCTGGAACTCAGATAGCCAGAGAAAATACCTCTTACTATGCTATTCTCACAGTACAGAACGGTTATGAAGTCATAAAAAGACGTGGAAAAGAACAGAAAATTTCAAACAATGACATTTATTTATGGGATACAAATGAAACGCTATCCTTCCGCTCATATTCAGCTATTGAGAAAAACACTTTATTTGTTGAAAAAGATTTTCTCGAGAAACTATTCCCTCAAGTGACTCAGATGATAGGTAAAGTATTTGATGGGAAACAGGGTCTTGGCCCATTTATTCACTCAAATCTGATGACTTTAAGTAGCCGTTTTGATACACTTGATCCACATTCGACATCTATTATAACAGATTCGACATTGGAACTCCTGAGTACATGGATGTTACGTCTAAATCCAGTTACAACTACAGGACATAGAACAAAGTTATTTAATCAGATATCAAAACACATAAAAAAGAACCTGAACGACCCTGATTTATGTCCGGGAAAAATTGCAAAGGACTTTGGTATCAGCCTTCGGTCACTTCATCAACTATTTTCCTCAACAGAAACCTCAGTATCTCAGATGATTAGGCAACAAAGATTGGAACAATGTCGTCATGAAATTGTTAGAAATAAGAATCCAAAACGGACGATTACCGAGATTGCATTACAATGGGGTTTTAATGACTCTTCCCATTTCTCAAAATGCTTTAAGGAAATGTATAATGTTTCTCCCCGACAATATTTATCTTCACGACAATAG